The Raphanus sativus cultivar WK10039 chromosome 2, ASM80110v3, whole genome shotgun sequence DNA segment ACTAAACCGGCTAATCGATTGCGATCGTTAGATTGATCGATTTGACTTTTTGTGTTGTGTAAGGAAGATGAGGTCGCTTCAAGCACCAGTCGTTTGCCCCGCGATTCGTCGTCCATGCGCTCTGAACAAACCCACGCTTCTCCTCAGGAGCCAATTCTTCGGTCACCGGATCAACAAGTCTCAGGTCACTCCTCCTCGTGGGTgcagaaacaacaacaacaagaggaTCAGCATAATAAAGTGTGTGTTCAGCTCTCACTCTGACGGTAACGGAAGCACCGCCGAGAATTTCAACGAGAACGACGAGGAATACGTCAACTCTACCATACTGGAAGCTGGTAATTAAAAAGCTaagattgatttttttattttattctatagtttatttatttatttatttaattgtttatgTTTACGTAGTTGAGGTGAAGAGTGGAGCTGATGGTTTCATGGTGAAGATGAGAGACGGTAGGCAGTTACGGTGTGTTCACAACAATCCTCAAGGTGGGCATTTGCCTGATTATGCTCCCCACCCTGCTATTGTCTTGAAGATGGAAGATGGGACCGGTCTCCTCCTTCCCATTATTGTCTGTACGTGACCTGAAAAAGTTGTGTTAGTAAGTGAAGcttagtttattttgttttaatctaACAATGTTTTGGTTCTGTTTTTTATTGCAGTGGAGATGCCTAGTGTGTTGCTTATGGCAGCAATGACCAATGTCCAGATTGTAtgcttttatatattctttctcGTTTGTGTTTTGTATCAGTGCAGATTGGTTGAAGAGAGGTTTAATGGGTTTGTTTTTTCCTTGGTTGCTGGTTGATGCAGGCAAGACCCACCATGTATCAAGTGGTGAAGGAGATGGTAGACAAGATGGGTTACGAAGTAtgtctcttattagtttcagcATCTCCTCTCTCATGAACATATTGCTCATGTATCTTTCTCTACAGGTTAGACTTGTTAGAGTCACCAAAAGAGTTCACGAGGCGTATTTTGCCCAACTCTACCTTTCAAAGGTTTGCATTTGGTGTCTTTCTTTCTATACAACTTTCACTACTCAGTGTCTCATTTATTAAGGCTGTTTTGTAATGATATTGGCAGGTGGGTAATGCATCTGACTGTATCAGCTTTGACCTACGCCCTTCAGATGCAATTAATATAGCTGTTAGATGCAAGGTAAAACACATAACTTATAAACCAtctgagataaaaaaaaatacaaatatgtaTTCAGCAGTTGAGGATTCTCTCTATAGGTACCTGTCCAAGTGAACAAGTACCTTGCATATAGTGATGGAATGAGAGTCATCGAGTCAGGGAAGCTGTCACAACAGACACCTGCTTCGGATGGTTTATTGTTTACTGAGCAAGACAAGTAAAATTTGACACCTAAAGATCATATATCTAATCGTGCTGTGATATTTGAGTGTCGGAaccataaactttttttttgccttttgcGCAGACCAAATGGTCAAGCTTGCCTTGATACGAAAGAGTTCAATATTCTGAGCAACATGATGCAAGCCGTTAATGAAGAGCGATATGATGAAGCCGGTAAGCTCTATCATCTGATCTTATCAATGTATcaatatactttttgttttgtaatttttcggTTAAGATCAGTACAATTGTTGTTCTGCGTATTGCAGCTGAATGGAGAGACAAGCTTGGCCAGTTTAGGGCCAAGCGTAACCTGAGGAAATACACATAAGAGGTGCGAAGCATAAAGCGAATGTTCCATGTAAAATGACTGTATCATCTTCGGTGCTGATGTTTCTTCTTTGTTGACAGAACTCGATCAACAAGTATTGGTCTGTGTACATAATAAGAAGGTGGTCATTGTCGGGATCAAAGTGGAGGAAGAAGCAGAGTCTTCGGATATTTAAGAATGCTTCTACACTTAACCCATTGTcccagaaacaaaaagaaaaatgtaatgTGTTAAATATGTATGTAGCGTGATGTGTACATATTACTTGTTAATCTACGTCGTCGTACCTATGCACGTTTAAGTTCATTCTGATTGTGTGTTTAAAGGCTCCTATTGTTTGGCGTTGTCTGATTAAGTTAATTGCTGATTTGAGTTGTTTTTATTCAAGATACAAGTATATGGAACATGGTTACTTTGTTAGCATACGAAtcgaaaaaaaaggaaaaaacgaGATGGCTTTGCCGACAAAACTGCAGAGTGTTTAAAACTAATCTTgcaaaataatttagttttggCTGATTCATAGAAGTAATTACGAGTAGTTTTCTTAGGTTGATGAGCAAGTCTGTTAacatttgaaatttaataaGTAAACAATTGAATGGTATATTCGCTTGTCAATGTCTATATACAGTTTTCGCAAAAACACTagacagatatatatataagatatttttatatcaACTGATGataaacaatttaaaatcaGATGGTAAAACCAAATACAACTGTAAGCAAGCGGGCCAAGAACTTTGGCCCATGTTTATTACTTAAAAGCCTTACCGTTCAAATAGTTGTAAGACCAGCACGTTGTTCGACAAGAGGAGCTGCAAACAGCATGATGTGTGTTAACAATAACATCCCACATCGGTTACGAGACAAAAAGTTGATTGTGGAGGCAGAGTATAAGAGCAGACCTTGACGCAACGAGTAAAGTACTTACCTGGACGGGGTCAACTCGTGATCAAGAAGACGAGTGGCCTAGGCTAGTGACCTCCATTGCACTTTACGGAGGGGTGCTTAGCTTAAGGTCTTTCCATGAGAAAGAGCCTACGTCATTATTTGTGGTAGAGGGGATCTGCGTTCGCGCGGTCCCTACCATCTTCAGTCTTAAATTTAGATATTATCATatcttattaataaaattgGCTATTATTGTATCTCGATTTCAATaccattttattatttcttagcgTACAAAGCTAATGCATATGccagttttattttgttttacattgTAAAAACACCTTTTTCCAGAGTCTACTCTTAGTTAAGATAGGCTCGAATATATTCTTGGTTAAGATAAGCCCAGAAACCTATCTAACTAGCTCGTTCGAGAGGACAGAGAGAGATAAAGTACAATGAAAGACAGCGGGTTTGTATTTTTTGCTTATGGAAGTTTTGTTGCTGTTTCTGATCACATAATCTACTAGGAGGAAGATGGAACCTGTCGATCTGAATTGGGATCTATGGGAGTCTTTTAGCTCCATCCAAAAGTTCGTAGAAAGTAcgacataattttatttaaatacatatacaagaatgTCGATTTCATAAGAACTCAGCTATGCAATTATGTATATTTCCAGCTAGAACTGAAGATTTACTGTAGAAAATGTGTTAGTGGAAACGATAATGAATATAACTGTATGAGTGTGAACAAGTAgcaaaaactaatttttttttttgtgcaccagCAAAAACTAGTTCGGATATATATTATTTGCAACGAAACAGAAAAATAGATGGGCTCAATTTAAAGAGGCCCAAGACGTATAAAGCTTTGATTGTATATTTAAGGTGTTGCGTGTATTTGTCGCACATCGGTGGTGGAAATGCCGAAGCTCACAAAAATTGCGCTATAAATAAAGTCTCCTGTGCTCTCTTAAAAAGCATCTTTGCGCTTGGGACAATGACGCAGCTAATGAGGTACTAACCGAGGCGCGTCTATTGCTGGTTGAAAACTATTTCCAAATCCCCTCCTGGGCCTGAGCTTGTCTTGGGTCTTCGAGAATTTCTGGAAGGGCTCCCTTCGGGGTAAAGCCCTACAATTTTCACAGTTCAATTATTTATCCTTAATCAGTATATTAAtggaattttgatttttatattaagAACTCTATTAACATGAAGTACTTGATGTGAACAACTGAACATTTGCGAGGCCCAAACAGAGTACTAAAGAACAATATGTTATAGATGGTGTTGATGATTAATTGGAGTACCTGTTCTATTTTTTAATACAGAGATGCAGAGATTGGATCCAAGGGGTCaggtagttttttttaatttgcaacATGGATCAATGGATGACTTCAACGTATTtggttgcacaaaaaaaaaaagggttcgTGCTGACGAGACATAATTTTACTTAAGAGCTCACTGACGCTAACTGAAGGTAGATTACACCAAAAGTTGTAACTCAATATTAAAGTTATACATAACATTTCCATGACTTGAAGTGAATAtgaattgagtttttttttgttcttggtgATATCTAACTGATTGTGCTAGTTGTATTTGGG contains these protein-coding regions:
- the LOC108843658 gene encoding bifunctional nuclease 1, which gives rise to MRSLQAPVVCPAIRRPCALNKPTLLLRSQFFGHRINKSQVTPPRGCRNNNNKRISIIKCVFSSHSDGNGSTAENFNENDEEYVNSTILEAVEVKSGADGFMVKMRDGRQLRCVHNNPQGGHLPDYAPHPAIVLKMEDGTGLLLPIIVLEMPSVLLMAAMTNVQIARPTMYQVVKEMVDKMGYEVRLVRVTKRVHEAYFAQLYLSKVGNASDCISFDLRPSDAINIAVRCKVPVQVNKYLAYSDGMRVIESGKLSQQTPASDGLLFTEQDKPNGQACLDTKEFNILSNMMQAVNEERYDEAAEWRDKLGQFRAKRNLRKYT